A single Fundulus heteroclitus isolate FHET01 chromosome 4, MU-UCD_Fhet_4.1, whole genome shotgun sequence DNA region contains:
- the LOC118562843 gene encoding E3 ubiquitin-protein ligase NEDD4-like, producing the protein MMAAVPAPQIRGLQAEEEDSRILKVKVIAGIGLAKKDILGARSHQTSSVTHDPYTRLSLYDPINGEITSLQTKTIKKTLDPKWNEEFYFRVNPTNHRLLFEVFDENRLTRDDFLGQVDVP; encoded by the exons ATGATGGCTGCTGTCCCTGCTCCTCAGATCAGAGGACTCCAGGCTGAAGAG gAGGACTCCAGAATCCTCAAAGTGAAAGTCATTGCTGGAATTGGATTGGCCAAGAAAGATATACTGGGTGCAAG GAGTCACCAGACCAGTTCAGTAACTCA TGATCCGTACACCAGGCTGTCCCTTTATGATCCGATCAACGGAGAAATCACCAGTCTGCAGactaaaaccattaaaaag ACTCTGGACCCAAAATGGAACGAAGAGTTCTATTTCCGA GTTAATCCCACAAACCATCGGCTGCTGTTTGAGGTGTTTGATGAGAACAGACTG